The Planktothrix sp. FACHB-1365 genome has a segment encoding these proteins:
- a CDS encoding transposase, which yields MFSYHITTRCNNREFRLTRLECREVFLYAIKKVLIKYPFKLYALCIMSNHVHYLMEPAQPQDLPKIMHFLNWYTAMCFNRMLNRTGHFWEKRYHKTAFENTDTKRALNTLRYIHANPKAAGMQSGFFYDFSNYGTHDRLTDDGLTQWHPAFLSLGKTLEECATKYRGFCKKYRPKPKPERRCHWGSKLLPKILKGKKHKKSPGQLTLPWDTWEPPDEEIRAVAKKFVLANCYDPNYARQFFEFDP from the coding sequence ATGTTTTCTTACCACATCACAACTCGCTGTAATAATCGTGAGTTTCGTCTGACTCGTTTAGAATGCCGAGAAGTGTTTCTCTATGCAATTAAAAAAGTATTGATTAAATATCCGTTTAAACTTTATGCGCTGTGCATTATGAGTAATCATGTGCATTATCTGATGGAACCTGCTCAACCTCAAGATTTACCTAAGATTATGCACTTTCTGAACTGGTATACTGCTATGTGTTTTAATCGAATGTTAAATCGGACAGGACATTTCTGGGAGAAACGTTACCATAAAACGGCGTTTGAAAATACGGATACAAAACGGGCTTTAAATACATTACGGTATATTCATGCTAACCCAAAAGCTGCGGGGATGCAGTCGGGTTTTTTTTATGATTTTAGCAACTATGGAACCCATGACCGCTTAACAGATGATGGTTTAACTCAATGGCATCCAGCGTTTTTATCCTTGGGAAAAACCTTGGAAGAATGTGCAACGAAATATCGGGGTTTTTGTAAAAAATATCGCCCAAAACCTAAACCGGAACGGCGCTGTCATTGGGGAAGTAAACTTTTACCGAAAATTCTTAAGGGGAAAAAACATAAAAAATCCCCTGGACAGTTAACCCTTCCTTGGGACACTTGGGAACCTCCCGATGAGGAAATTCGAGCAGTGGCTAAAAAATTTGTTCTCGCTAACTGCTATGACCCTAATTATGCCCGTCAGTTCTTTGAATTTGACCCTTAA
- the rimO gene encoding 30S ribosomal protein S12 methylthiotransferase RimO, whose amino-acid sequence MATQPTIAISHLGCEKNRIDSEHILGLLVQAGYQVDSNEELADYVIVNTCSFIEAAREESVRTLVELADAKKKIVITGCMAQHFQEQLLDELPEAVAVVGTGDYHKIVDVIKRVEQGERVKEISAEPTYIADETVPRYRTTSEGVAYLRVAEGCDYRCAFCIIPHLRGNQRSRTIESIVTEAQQLADQGVQEIILISQITTNYGLDLYGEPKLAELLRALGKVDIPWIRMHYAYPTGLTPNVIAAIQDTPNVLPYLDLPLQHSHPDVLRAMNRPWQGRVNDQIIEKLKTAIPDAVLRTTFIVGFPGETEEHFEHLREFVQRHEFDHVGVFTFSPEEGTPAYQLPNQLPQEVMEARRDALMQVQQPISLKQNQKSIGQVVDVLIEQQQPQTGELIGRSSRFAPEVDGLVYIEGEARLGSLIKVQITDADIYDLYGYVLE is encoded by the coding sequence ATGGCAACTCAGCCAACGATTGCGATCTCTCACCTTGGTTGCGAAAAAAATCGCATTGACTCCGAACATATCCTCGGTTTACTGGTACAAGCAGGCTATCAAGTTGATTCTAACGAAGAATTAGCCGATTACGTTATCGTCAATACCTGTAGTTTTATTGAAGCCGCGCGGGAAGAATCCGTTCGCACCTTAGTAGAATTAGCGGATGCCAAGAAAAAAATTGTGATCACAGGCTGTATGGCGCAGCATTTCCAAGAACAACTTTTAGACGAACTCCCCGAAGCTGTGGCGGTGGTGGGAACCGGAGATTATCATAAAATTGTCGATGTGATCAAACGGGTCGAACAGGGAGAACGAGTTAAAGAAATTTCGGCCGAACCCACCTATATTGCCGATGAAACCGTTCCTCGTTATCGTACCACTAGCGAGGGGGTTGCCTATTTGCGAGTCGCAGAAGGCTGTGACTATCGCTGTGCCTTTTGTATTATTCCCCACTTGCGCGGAAACCAGCGATCGCGTACTATAGAATCAATTGTTACTGAAGCCCAGCAATTAGCCGATCAAGGGGTTCAGGAAATAATACTCATTTCCCAAATTACCACCAACTACGGACTAGATCTCTACGGTGAACCCAAACTGGCAGAATTATTAAGGGCATTAGGAAAAGTTGATATTCCCTGGATACGGATGCACTATGCCTATCCAACGGGGCTAACCCCAAACGTAATTGCAGCAATTCAAGACACCCCGAACGTTTTACCTTATTTAGATTTACCGCTACAACATTCACACCCCGATGTGTTACGGGCGATGAACCGTCCTTGGCAAGGACGAGTCAACGATCAGATTATTGAAAAACTGAAAACCGCCATCCCAGATGCGGTACTGCGTACCACCTTTATTGTTGGCTTTCCAGGGGAAACTGAGGAACACTTTGAACACCTACGGGAATTTGTGCAACGCCACGAATTTGATCACGTTGGCGTGTTTACCTTCTCTCCCGAAGAAGGAACCCCAGCTTATCAGTTACCCAATCAACTACCGCAAGAGGTTATGGAGGCGCGTCGGGATGCCTTAATGCAGGTACAGCAACCCATTTCCTTGAAACAAAATCAAAAATCCATCGGACAGGTCGTAGACGTTCTCATTGAACAACAACAGCCGCAAACTGGTGAACTCATTGGTCGTTCATCTCGTTTCGCCCCCGAAGTAGACGGGTTAGTCTATATTGAAGGCGAGGCTCGTTTAGGTTCACTGATCAAAGTCCAAATCACCGACGCCGATATTTATGATCTCTATGGGTACGTCCTAGAATAG
- a CDS encoding tryptophan-rich sensory protein, whose product MQTNSPDSNFNSVRQWANITAILAAFGINVLANIAPFNGLTIGEISNTIFRNVKIIPANYAFAIWGLIYVGLFAFAGYQGLPQNRENPRLQKLGFSIVLACIAQIVWVFLFQYQMFFLSLGAMLAILNSLIVGYLRLNIGKVRVSKKERWCVDIPISIYFGWITVATIVNVALVLENWQWTGGGISPELWTAILLIIAGTLAAILIIERDEMAYPFVIMWALCAIAVRQATQPMILVTAIAVSLSLGLFGLSLTILGHYQKIGNREQGNK is encoded by the coding sequence ATGCAGACTAATTCTCCTGACTCTAATTTTAACTCGGTCAGACAATGGGCAAATATCACTGCAATTTTAGCCGCCTTCGGAATTAACGTATTAGCGAATATAGCTCCTTTTAATGGGTTAACCATTGGAGAAATTTCTAATACTATTTTTAGGAATGTTAAAATTATTCCGGCTAATTATGCCTTTGCAATTTGGGGTTTAATTTATGTAGGATTATTTGCGTTTGCGGGATATCAAGGTTTACCTCAAAACCGTGAAAATCCTCGATTACAAAAATTAGGTTTTTCCATTGTTTTAGCTTGTATTGCCCAGATTGTCTGGGTATTTTTATTTCAATATCAAATGTTTTTTCTGTCCCTAGGGGCAATGTTGGCTATTTTAAATTCCTTAATAGTGGGATATTTACGGTTAAATATTGGTAAAGTTAGAGTTTCAAAAAAAGAACGCTGGTGTGTCGATATTCCCATTAGTATTTATTTCGGTTGGATTACTGTTGCCACGATTGTTAATGTGGCTTTAGTGTTAGAAAATTGGCAATGGACAGGGGGAGGAATTTCACCCGAACTCTGGACAGCAATTTTATTAATCATTGCAGGAACATTAGCCGCGATTTTAATCATAGAACGGGATGAAATGGCTTATCCTTTTGTGATTATGTGGGCACTTTGTGCGATCGCCGTTCGCCAAGCGACGCAACCCATGATTTTAGTTACAGCCATCGCCGTATCCTTATCATTAGGATTATTTGGATTAAGTTTAACGATTCTCGGTCATTATCAGAAGATAGGGAACAGGGAACAGGGAAATAAATAG
- a CDS encoding serine/threonine-protein kinase, which produces MGWQSGEQLRNGQYTIIRELGRGRFGITYLARDKQGQTCVIKTLSDDLINQLIPSDLKRLEDKIWQEATKLAHCQHPHIVKLKESFKEGDRVCLAMEHIAGETLEHLPNKILPESVALDYIRQIGSALTCVHEKGFVHRDVKPANIVLRAGKSEVVLIDFGLARGFDNPLTTVKASTADGFAPLELYHVDSEQKPYTDVYSLSATLYVLLTGTIPASAMDRSLQKAQLIPPKQLNSQISDRTNTAILEGLKLAPEDRPQTINEWLKFLPSGHQNLVLPQIEPVLFWTIVAAIAGILGMIGTWVALFKPSSPPTPSPSPPVIEQPQKTINN; this is translated from the coding sequence ATGGGCTGGCAATCAGGGGAACAGTTACGCAACGGACAATATACGATTATTAGAGAATTGGGACGGGGACGGTTTGGGATCACCTATTTAGCTAGGGATAAACAGGGCCAAACCTGTGTGATCAAGACCTTGAGTGATGATTTAATCAATCAATTAATTCCCTCGGATCTCAAGCGTTTAGAGGATAAAATCTGGCAAGAAGCAACTAAATTAGCCCATTGCCAACATCCCCATATTGTTAAACTTAAAGAGTCTTTTAAAGAAGGCGATCGCGTTTGTTTGGCTATGGAACATATTGCCGGAGAAACTCTCGAACATCTGCCTAATAAAATATTACCCGAATCCGTTGCTTTAGACTATATTCGACAAATTGGTTCGGCTTTAACTTGTGTGCATGAAAAAGGATTTGTACATCGAGATGTTAAACCTGCTAATATTGTTTTACGCGCTGGGAAATCGGAAGTTGTCTTAATTGATTTTGGTTTAGCGCGAGGGTTTGATAATCCTTTAACAACAGTTAAAGCCTCAACTGCCGATGGTTTTGCACCTTTGGAATTGTATCATGTTGATAGTGAACAAAAGCCCTATACGGATGTTTATTCTTTATCGGCAACTTTGTATGTTTTACTAACTGGAACTATTCCGGCTAGTGCAATGGATCGGAGTTTACAAAAAGCCCAACTCATTCCACCCAAACAACTAAATTCTCAAATTAGCGATCGCACCAATACCGCTATTTTAGAAGGGTTGAAACTCGCCCCGGAAGACAGACCTCAAACCATCAACGAGTGGTTAAAATTTCTCCCTTCTGGGCATCAAAATCTAGTTTTACCTCAAATTGAACCTGTACTATTTTGGACAATTGTAGCCGCAATAGCAGGGATTTTAGGAATGATTGGTACTTGGGTGGCATTGTTCAAACCCAGTTCACCTCCGACACCTTCCCCCTCTCCACCTGTTATTGAACAGCCCCAAAAAACCATTAATAACTAA
- a CDS encoding serine/threonine-protein kinase, giving the protein MAWQPGTTLYGDRYTIIKKLGEGGFGITYLARNPKGQYIALKTLLDKYLDNPEYLRKFEREAIRLAVCRHPHIVEIGNVFWEGSLPCIEMEYIAGKDFWELVQEKGAFPEAEAIRYIQQIGNALTVVHDKGLLHRDIKPQNIMKREGKTEAVLIDFGIAREFIPNRTQTHTNVVSDGFAPLEQYYEQAKRGEYTDVYGLSATLYCLLTNQVPPPVFVRTGMGRDVLKPLNQVVNVSNRVHEAVMKGLEIQPDKRPQSVEEWLEILIDNLETVPSRYQKLQQLLAAGQWKEADLETARVMLQVAGREEEGWLNIDSINNFPCEDLRTIDQLWVKYSKSRFGFSVQKKIWLEVGGKVDYETECKLGDRVGRRKRRQFVGQISWPPP; this is encoded by the coding sequence ATGGCTTGGCAACCCGGTACAACACTTTATGGCGATCGCTATACAATTATTAAAAAACTGGGGGAAGGCGGGTTTGGCATCACCTATTTAGCGCGAAACCCCAAAGGACAATATATTGCCCTCAAAACCTTACTGGATAAGTACCTCGATAACCCTGAATATTTACGGAAGTTTGAAAGAGAAGCTATCAGACTCGCCGTTTGCCGCCATCCCCATATTGTGGAAATTGGTAATGTTTTTTGGGAGGGATCTTTACCTTGTATTGAAATGGAATATATAGCAGGAAAGGACTTCTGGGAGTTAGTGCAGGAAAAGGGTGCATTTCCCGAAGCGGAAGCGATACGATATATTCAACAAATTGGTAATGCTTTAACAGTTGTTCATGATAAGGGGCTATTGCATCGAGATATTAAACCCCAGAATATTATGAAGCGGGAAGGAAAAACCGAAGCGGTGTTAATTGATTTTGGTATTGCCAGAGAATTTATTCCTAATAGAACTCAAACCCATACTAATGTTGTGAGTGATGGATTTGCTCCTCTTGAACAATACTATGAACAAGCAAAACGTGGCGAATATACAGATGTTTATGGTTTGAGTGCGACGTTATATTGTTTGTTAACAAATCAAGTCCCACCGCCTGTTTTTGTTAGAACTGGAATGGGTCGAGATGTTTTAAAACCTTTAAATCAAGTTGTTAATGTTAGTAATAGAGTCCATGAAGCGGTGATGAAGGGGTTAGAAATACAACCCGATAAACGTCCTCAGTCGGTGGAAGAATGGTTAGAAATATTGATTGATAATTTGGAAACCGTTCCATCCCGATATCAGAAATTGCAACAACTTCTCGCAGCAGGACAGTGGAAAGAAGCAGACCTGGAAACTGCCAGAGTGATGCTTCAGGTGGCAGGGAGAGAGGAGGAAGGGTGGCTAAATATAGACTCGATTAATAATTTCCCCTGTGAGGATTTACGCACGATTGATCAGTTATGGGTAAAATACAGTAAGTCCCGCTTTGGCTTCAGTGTCCAGAAAAAGATTTGGCTGGAAGTTGGGGGTAAGGTAGACTATGAAACAGAATGTAAGCTGGGTGATCGCGTGGGGCGAAGAAAGAGAAGGCAGTTTGTGGGACAAATAAGTTGGCCACCTCCCTAA
- a CDS encoding DEAD/DEAH box helicase has protein sequence MSPSFASLGISEERASYLETIGFSEPTAIQVEAIPHILAGRDVVGLAQTGTGKTAAFSLPILEQLDTSAKGVQALILTPTRELAMQVKEAIRKMTDDRNLYVLTVYGGQSIERQIQRLQQGVQIVVGTPGRILDLLNRGDLKLNRIKWLVLDEADEMLSMGFIQDVEKILESVAEERQTAFFSATMEPSIWKLVKKFLKNPVTIKAENPKATPKRIEQRAYMAPRGWSKARALQPILELEDPESAIIFVRTKQAAAELTTFLQSAGHSVDEYHGNLNQAQRERLLQRFRRRQVRWIVATDIAARGLDVDHLTHVINYDLPDNAESYVHRIGRTGRAGRDGIAITLIQPIDRRKLRLIERHLRHNFTVLSIPKRSQIEARYIERLQGRVREALSGERVASFLPIVAQLGEEYDPHAIAAAALQLAYDQTRPSWLDSDFDAQEEEAQLVTSKPKLNRRISRPSVSQGVE, from the coding sequence ATGAGTCCATCTTTTGCAAGCTTAGGAATTTCCGAAGAACGAGCGAGTTATCTGGAAACAATAGGCTTTTCTGAACCTACCGCCATTCAAGTCGAGGCAATTCCCCATATATTGGCTGGACGTGATGTGGTGGGACTGGCTCAAACCGGGACGGGCAAAACAGCCGCCTTCTCATTGCCCATTCTGGAGCAACTAGACACAAGTGCGAAAGGCGTACAAGCGTTAATCCTGACCCCAACTCGTGAGTTGGCCATGCAAGTTAAAGAAGCGATTCGGAAAATGACCGATGATCGCAACTTGTATGTGTTAACCGTATACGGTGGTCAGTCCATTGAGCGACAAATTCAACGCTTACAACAAGGCGTTCAAATTGTCGTTGGGACACCGGGACGGATTTTAGATTTACTCAATCGCGGCGATCTAAAATTAAACCGGATTAAGTGGTTAGTGTTGGATGAAGCCGATGAAATGTTAAGCATGGGCTTTATTCAAGATGTGGAAAAAATTCTTGAATCTGTAGCTGAAGAACGTCAAACGGCGTTTTTCTCTGCGACGATGGAGCCTTCGATTTGGAAACTGGTGAAGAAATTCCTGAAAAATCCAGTCACCATTAAAGCCGAAAATCCCAAAGCCACTCCCAAACGCATTGAACAACGTGCTTATATGGCTCCCCGTGGCTGGTCAAAAGCCCGGGCGTTGCAACCGATTTTAGAATTAGAAGATCCAGAATCGGCGATTATTTTTGTCCGCACCAAACAAGCGGCTGCGGAGTTAACCACATTCCTGCAATCGGCGGGTCATAGTGTGGATGAATATCATGGCAACTTGAACCAAGCCCAACGGGAAAGACTGCTGCAACGCTTCCGCCGTCGTCAAGTACGGTGGATTGTGGCGACCGACATTGCGGCACGGGGATTAGATGTAGATCATCTTACCCACGTGATTAACTACGATTTACCCGATAACGCGGAAAGTTATGTTCACCGCATTGGTCGGACAGGTCGCGCCGGACGGGATGGGATTGCGATTACGCTGATTCAACCGATTGATCGCCGGAAACTGCGGTTAATTGAGCGTCATTTGCGCCATAACTTTACGGTGTTATCTATTCCTAAGCGTTCGCAAATTGAAGCCCGTTATATTGAACGTCTGCAAGGACGGGTGCGGGAAGCGTTATCCGGCGAACGGGTGGCTTCTTTCTTACCGATTGTGGCGCAATTGGGTGAGGAATATGATCCTCATGCGATCGCCGCCGCCGCCTTACAACTGGCTTACGATCAAACTCGCCCCAGTTGGTTAGATTCTGACTTTGATGCTCAGGAGGAAGAAGCTCAATTAGTGACTTCTAAACCGAAATTAAACCGTCGGATTTCTCGTCCCTCGGTGTCCCAAGGCGTTGAATAA